A single Brassica rapa cultivar Chiifu-401-42 chromosome A04, CAAS_Brap_v3.01, whole genome shotgun sequence DNA region contains:
- the LOC103866139 gene encoding beta-glucosidase 15 — translation MRGKYFSLLIVLIVLAFNGVLALNNSSTPKLRRSDFPEDFIFGSATSAYQVEGGAHEDGRGPSIWDTFSEKYPEKIKDGSNGSVADNSYHLYKEDVALLHQIGFNAYRFSISWSRILPRGNLKGGINQAGIDYYNNLINELLSKGIKPFATMFHWDTPQGLEDAYGGFRGSEIVNDFRDYADICFKNFGDRVKHWMTLNEPLTVVQQGYVAGVMAPGRCSKFTNPNCTAGDGATEPYIVGHNLILAHGAAVEVYRKKYKASQKGQVGIALNAGWNLPYTESAEDRLAAARAMAFTFDYFMEPLVTGKYPIDMVNNVKGGRLPTFTAKQSKMLKGSYDFIGINYYSSTYAKDVPCSTEQVTMFSDPCASVTGEREGVPIGPKAASDWLLIYPKGIRDLVLYAKYKFKDPVMYITENGRDEFSTDKIFLKDGDRIDYYARHLEMVQDAISVGANVKGFFAWSLLDNFEWAMGYTVRFGLVYVDFKDGCKRYPKKSAKWFKELLNPKKSN, via the exons ATGAGaggaaaatatttttctttactaATAGTGCTCATTGTCTTGGCCTTCAATGGAGTTCTTGCCCTGAACAATTCTTCAACGCCTAAATTAAGAAGAAGTGATTTTCCAGAAGATTTCATTTTTGGGTCTGCAACATCTGCTTACCAg GTTGAAGGAGGTGCTCATGAAGATGGTAGAGGACCAAGTATCTGGGATACCTTCTCTGAAAAATACCCAG AAAAGATAAAGGATGGTAGCAATGGGTCTGTTGCAGATAACTCTTACCATCTTTACAAG GAAGATGTGGCTTTATTGCATCAGATTGGCTTCAATGCTTACAGATTCTCAATCTCGTGGTCGAGAATATTGCCTC GTGGGAATCTAAAAGGAGGAATAAACCAAGCTGGTATTGACTATTACAACAACTTGATCAATGAGCTTTTGTCCAAAG GAATTAAACCTTTTGCCACCATGTTCCATTGGGACACACCACAAGGTCTTGAAGATGCTTACGGTGGATTCCGTGGCTCAGAGATTGT AAACGATTTCCGAGATTATGCGGATATTTGCTTTAAGAATTTTGGAGATAGAGTGAAGCACTGGATGACATTGAACGAGCCATTGACAGTGGTGCAACAAGGTTATGTTGCAGGTGTAATGGCTCCAGGTAGATGCTCCAAATTCACAAACCCTAATTGCACCGCTGGAGATGGAGCCACCGAGCCTTATATCGTCGGCCACAACCTCATTCTTGCTCACGGAGCCGCCGTCGAGGTCTACAGGAAAAAATACAAG GCATCTCAAAAGGGTCAAGTTGGTATCGCTTTGAATGCGGGTTGGAACTTGCCCTATACAGAATCGGCGGAAGATAGGTTAGCTGCGGCACGAGCCATGGCTTTCACATTTGACTACTTCATGGAGCCACTCGTGACCGGTAAATACCCTATCGACATGGTCAACAACGTAAAAGGCGGTCGGTTGCCTACTTTCACTGCGAAACAATCTAAGATGCTTAAGGGCTCATATGATTTCATTGGCATCAATTATTACTCTTCCACTTACGCAAAGGATGTCCCCTGCTCCACCGAACAGGTTACAATGTTCTCTGATCCTTGTGCCAGTGTCACAG GTGAAAGAGAAGGTGTTCCCATTGGTCCAAAG gcTGCATCAGATTGGCTTTTGATATATCCAAAGGGTATTCGTGATCTTGTCCTCTATGCAAAATACAAGTTCAAAGACCCGGTCATGTACATAACCGAAAACG GGAGAGATGAATTTAGTACGGACAAAATATTCCTCAAAGACGGCGATAGAATCGATTACTACGCTCGACATCTCGAGATGGTTCAAGACGCAATCTC GGTGGGAGCCAACGTCAAGGGATTTTTTGCGTGGTCTTTGTTGGACAACTTCGAATGGGCAATGGGATACACCGTCCGGTTCGGGTTGGTTTATGTGGATTTCAAAGATGGATGTAAGAGATACCCCAAGAAATCGGCTAAGTGGTTTAAAGAGTTGTTGAATCCAAAGAAAAGCAATTGA